AAGTCAAAGAGTAACTTTTAAGCTTGTTTTTCTATTTCTTGTTGCAATAAAATTTCTAGCTTTCTTCGGGAAACAAAAGATGGATTTTTTATGGTCTTCCATTAATGTGTGTAGTTGCTGCTTCTTTGTTATCATTTTATCCCCTAGTTTATGTGGCTTATGCGAATTCTTATGTTTCAGGGAGGATAATTGGACTGTTTGCCTGTTGGATGTCAGATGATTTAGGATAGATGTCAAGAATTCAAAGGAGATCGTGGATGAGATGAGGGATGTTAGCAGCGTTGATGAACCTACTGAGAGCCTGCTGGCTGCCATCAGATCGATATGTCCACACGGGTTCTGATGCTGTAGGCCGGCATGATGGGCTTCTATGGTATAAGGACAGTGGACAGCACACTAATGGGGAGTTCTCCATGGCTGTGGTCCAAGCAAACAGCTTGCTTGAGGACCAGAGCCAGATCGAGTCTGGACCACTGAGTTTGCTTGATTCCGGGCCATATGGCACCTTTGTTGGTGTGTATGATGGTCATGGCGGTCCGGAAACATCCCGCTATATCAACAATCATCTTTTTCAGCATCTTAAGAGTATGCtcctttcttgaaaattgcttgcttATACCTTGCAACTTCCCTTTGATTCCTTTTGTTAAGCTACTAACTTGGTAAATTGGCACACAAAGTTCACTAGGATGGAAAGTTATTCTCTTAATTTAGGAAACCAAATGTCTTGCAATTTTTTGGATTAAATGGGGAGTTGGAGGCCATCCTTGAGATGTAATATaactttttagtttttattttgaaacTCCTGTGGAGCTTACATGTTCTTTGCCCTCCACCTTGTTGCTATTAATGATACCTGCCATCTCGCACAAGTGTTGGATTTTAACTTATTTTTCATTAGCTCAACTTATGCTGTTTCAGGAAAGCTTTTAAAACTCCAAAAATATAGTCTCTTCTTTCACTTTGTGacaaatttaaaatatgacaCAGCATAGTTCAGACTACAATAAGTTTTTCTGTTTTAATTAGTATATGTATGAGAAAAATGCATGTTGCAGGATTTGCAACTGAACAGCAGTCCATGTCAGCGGATGTAATACGAAAGGCATTCCAAGCTACAGAAGAAGGTTTTGTATCTCTAGTCACCAATCAATGGCCTACTAATCCGCAGATTGCAGCTGTTGGCTCCTGCTGTCTAGTTGGTGTTATCTGTGGTGGCATGCTGTACACGGCTAATCTCGGGGACTCCCGTGTTGTTCTTGGGAAACTTGTTAAAGCAACAGGAGAAGTTCTGGCTGTCCAGTTGTCGGCAGAACATAATGCTGGAATTGAGTCTGTGAGACAAGAGTTGCAGTCGATGCACCCAGAAGATAAACAAATTGTTGTTTTGAAGCATAATGTTTGGCGTGTGAAGGGCCTAATCCAggtgcttaaagcataacctttatcTTCTATAATTGTTTTAGGCACTCATCAAGTGTGCTTCTCAGATTTTTCATTTTCATGCTTGTAAGAATATTTTGGAGA
This DNA window, taken from Musa acuminata AAA Group cultivar baxijiao chromosome BXJ3-7, Cavendish_Baxijiao_AAA, whole genome shotgun sequence, encodes the following:
- the LOC135581747 gene encoding probable protein phosphatase 2C 60; the protein is MLAALMNLLRACWLPSDRYVHTGSDAVGRHDGLLWYKDSGQHTNGEFSMAVVQANSLLEDQSQIESGPLSLLDSGPYGTFVGVYDGHGGPETSRYINNHLFQHLKRFATEQQSMSADVIRKAFQATEEGFVSLVTNQWPTNPQIAAVGSCCLVGVICGGMLYTANLGDSRVVLGKLVKATGEVLAVQLSAEHNAGIESVRQELQSMHPEDKQIVVLKHNVWRVKGLIQVSRSIGDVYLKKAEFNREPLYPKFRLREPFKKPLLSSEPSISVQPLQPQDQFLIFASDGLWEHLNNQEAVDIVHNNPRSGSARRLIKAVLQEAAKKREMRYSDLKKIDRGVRRHFHDDITVIVVFLDPNLASRASSHRGPALSLRGGGINLPANSLAPSS